In Bradyrhizobium sp. WD16, the genomic stretch CGATGTCGACGGCCAGGCGCTGGTGGCGCGGCTGATGGCCGATCACCTCGCCTCCGGCGGCCTGATCGTCGCCGCCACCCATCTGCCGCTCGGAATCGCCGCAGGCGAGATGCGGATCGGAGGCGAGGCATGATCGCACTGATCCGCCGCGACCTCGCCATTGCCCTGCGCGCCGGCGGCGGTGCGCTGATCGGCGTGCTGTTCTTTCTCACGGTGGTGGTGCTGATGCCATTCGCCGTTGGGCCGGACCTCGCGCTGCTCAAGCGGCTCGGCCCGGCGATCCTGTGGCTCGGCGCGCTGCTCGCGAGCCTGCTGACGCTCGACCGGCTGTTCACGGCCGATCACGAGGACGGCTCCCTCGACCTCATCGTCATGAGCCGCCGTTCGCTCGAACTCGCCTGCCTCGCCAAGGCCTGCGCCCACTGGCTCGCCGCCGGACTGCCGCTGATCGTGGCGACCCCGGT encodes the following:
- the ccmB gene encoding heme exporter protein CcmB, translated to MIALIRRDLAIALRAGGGALIGVLFFLTVVVLMPFAVGPDLALLKRLGPAILWLGALLASLLTLDRLFTADHEDGSLDLIVMSRRSLELACLAKACAHWLAAGLPLIVATPVLGLLLNLDGSTTATVALTLLIGTPALTLTGMIGAALAVTLRRGGLLLSVLVLPLSIPVLIFGVAACNAVVTDGVAPAAPLSILAALTLAGLVVGPLAAAAALRQGLD